From the Bdellovibrio reynosensis genome, one window contains:
- a CDS encoding pyruvate dehydrogenase yields MDNSILKNAKPEVLDSIARRAHYLATQMIWQANHRPDKEKGDPKIGGHPAGSASSLHIMGALHLLVKTSFDHIANKPHASPTDHSYNYLLDLLLKGDLSKLSQEQADQAMHGLRKFTDGSDYVFQSYHSAYDPDHHNFFPSGTVGIPPVEAGYMALAYRYAREHGYEVPDAHFWAVCGDSEFREGSMYEAVPDFAERELGSVTWILDYNRQSLDGHRITNQDIMNGTDADRVERTMAANGWEVIQVRHGAKRQALFKKKDGDTFKNFLEKELEDYELQALLLVQDMKALKKGIAKEHPNMKKFLESVSDQELYDAIRDFGGHDMIALAEAMLKSKESKRKPTIIIAHTLKGWGLKAAAQPGNHSSLPTEEEVNELKAKQGIKGEKLYERFAAGSVEGKFLAARSEKLYSEIKAQHALKAKNQEFFLKKLTEFGEIPQSLDINTKMTSYPHTQWMLGQLTAKLTRIANTPLDESKLGEKQKALIPTEKPFKLPGELFISMAPDVGTSTNLNPAMDGKIFGAPVVADLETELGVKDNKLPDLVPGEDVSDRFLRFEIAEGNVMSCVGAFGKMRDTVGVPIIPLMTVYDFFLKRALDQYFYNLYWKSSFICVGTPSGVTLSPEGAQHGWKSDIQIPNQITWEPFFCQELDWILCDSIKRHVMNDNAGRTGVMLRLVTRGVEQKDMMTYLKKQARFKTGLEGQLARAEFPVAGAANEEELATIEEAQIMATIREEVLMGAYYLIDYRGYAGYEPGDNVVNVFAMGAMVTEAIKASEALLARGIYANVIVVTSSDLLVGIQGHENDYEYLKNGLGVNSNLYLRKTDEVSTGDLITVAGKRIPVVSVADGEAGLLDNIGSIIGVRQEALAVRKHSKCGRPSEIYAYHHIDGEAVVEACGKVLAETALEKVIVSENALGETHQAEGRTAHWTDLWPAKTPVHKH; encoded by the coding sequence TTGGATAACTCAATCCTTAAAAACGCAAAACCAGAGGTTCTGGATTCTATCGCAAGACGTGCACATTACTTGGCTACGCAAATGATTTGGCAAGCCAACCACCGCCCGGACAAAGAAAAGGGCGATCCTAAAATCGGGGGCCATCCAGCTGGTTCAGCAAGTTCGCTTCACATCATGGGCGCACTTCACTTACTTGTGAAAACAAGCTTTGACCACATTGCCAACAAACCACACGCTTCGCCAACAGATCACTCTTACAACTATCTTTTGGATCTTTTGCTTAAGGGCGATCTTTCAAAACTTTCTCAAGAACAAGCGGACCAAGCTATGCACGGTCTTCGTAAGTTCACTGATGGCAGCGATTACGTATTTCAATCTTACCATTCAGCTTACGATCCTGATCACCACAACTTCTTCCCGTCTGGTACAGTTGGTATTCCACCTGTTGAAGCGGGCTACATGGCCTTGGCTTACCGTTACGCACGTGAGCACGGTTATGAAGTTCCAGATGCACACTTCTGGGCTGTTTGCGGTGACTCTGAATTCCGTGAAGGTTCAATGTATGAAGCTGTACCTGACTTTGCAGAGCGTGAATTAGGATCAGTGACTTGGATTCTTGATTACAACCGCCAATCTTTGGATGGTCACCGTATCACGAACCAAGATATCATGAACGGAACAGACGCTGACCGTGTAGAGCGCACTATGGCTGCCAACGGTTGGGAAGTTATTCAAGTTCGTCACGGTGCTAAACGCCAAGCTCTATTCAAAAAGAAAGATGGCGACACTTTCAAAAACTTCCTTGAAAAAGAATTAGAGGATTACGAACTTCAAGCACTTCTTCTTGTTCAAGACATGAAGGCTTTGAAAAAAGGCATCGCAAAAGAACATCCAAACATGAAAAAATTCTTGGAAAGCGTTTCTGACCAAGAACTTTACGATGCTATCCGTGACTTCGGTGGACACGATATGATCGCTTTGGCTGAAGCGATGCTTAAGTCTAAAGAATCAAAACGTAAACCGACAATCATCATCGCCCATACTCTTAAAGGCTGGGGCTTAAAAGCCGCTGCTCAACCGGGCAACCACTCTTCTTTACCAACTGAAGAAGAAGTAAACGAACTAAAAGCAAAACAAGGCATCAAAGGTGAAAAACTTTATGAGCGTTTCGCGGCTGGTTCTGTTGAAGGTAAATTCTTAGCAGCTCGCTCTGAAAAACTTTATAGCGAAATCAAAGCACAACATGCTTTGAAAGCGAAAAACCAAGAGTTCTTCCTTAAAAAATTAACAGAGTTTGGCGAGATTCCACAGTCTTTAGACATCAACACGAAAATGACAAGCTACCCTCATACACAATGGATGCTTGGTCAGTTGACAGCGAAGTTGACTCGTATCGCGAACACTCCGCTTGATGAATCTAAATTGGGTGAAAAGCAAAAAGCGCTTATCCCAACTGAAAAACCATTCAAACTTCCTGGCGAGTTGTTCATTTCAATGGCTCCGGACGTGGGTACGTCGACGAACTTAAATCCAGCGATGGATGGTAAGATCTTCGGTGCTCCGGTTGTTGCCGATCTTGAAACTGAATTGGGAGTAAAAGATAACAAACTTCCAGATCTAGTTCCTGGTGAAGATGTTTCTGACCGCTTCTTGCGTTTTGAAATCGCTGAAGGAAACGTTATGTCTTGCGTGGGTGCATTCGGAAAAATGCGCGACACTGTTGGCGTACCTATCATCCCATTGATGACGGTTTACGATTTCTTCTTGAAACGTGCGCTAGATCAATACTTCTACAATCTTTACTGGAAGAGCTCTTTCATCTGCGTTGGTACTCCATCAGGTGTGACTTTGTCTCCTGAAGGTGCGCAACACGGATGGAAATCTGATATCCAAATCCCGAACCAAATCACTTGGGAACCGTTCTTCTGCCAAGAGCTTGACTGGATCCTTTGCGATTCCATCAAACGTCACGTAATGAACGATAACGCTGGCAGAACTGGCGTTATGCTTCGTTTGGTTACTCGCGGTGTAGAGCAAAAAGACATGATGACCTACTTGAAAAAGCAAGCTCGCTTTAAAACGGGTCTTGAAGGTCAATTGGCTCGCGCGGAATTCCCAGTAGCTGGTGCAGCGAACGAAGAAGAGTTAGCAACTATCGAAGAAGCGCAAATCATGGCGACAATCCGTGAAGAAGTTTTGATGGGCGCTTACTACCTTATCGACTACCGCGGTTATGCTGGTTATGAACCAGGAGATAACGTAGTCAACGTCTTCGCAATGGGCGCGATGGTGACTGAGGCGATCAAAGCTTCTGAAGCCCTTCTTGCTCGTGGCATTTACGCAAACGTGATCGTAGTTACTTCTTCTGATCTTTTAGTCGGTATACAAGGTCATGAAAATGATTATGAATATTTGAAAAACGGTTTGGGCGTGAATTCAAACCTTTACCTTCGTAAAACTGACGAAGTTTCAACAGGCGATCTAATCACTGTTGCTGGTAAACGCATCCCAGTGGTCAGTGTTGCCGACGGTGAAGCAGGTCTATTAGACAATATCGGTTCGATCATTGGTGTTCGCCAAGAAGCTCTTGCGGTTCGTAAGCACTCTAAGTGCGGTCGCCCTTCAGAGATCTACGCTTACCACCACATTGATGGTGAAGCGGTTGTTGAAGCCTGCGGTAAAGTATTAGCTGAAACAGCTCTTGAAAAAGTGATCGTTTCTGAAAATGCACTTGGGGAAACTCACCAAGCAGAAGGTCGCACAGCTCATTGGACTGACTTGTGGCCGGCTAAAACGCCAGTTCACAAGCACTAA
- a CDS encoding class I SAM-dependent methyltransferase — protein sequence MIPFNPHDPFPLLDLDQYSYQEAQEHAALVDHWLGFKLEEVEKEISKSHEGQQNWSHLSVQAFQTPYVELRNILEILKASSPSHVVDLGCAYGRMAFVIAEHYPQLNFTGYELEPLRVQETNRVLHQKYKESEAQIIAADLSLPDFTPPAADVYFIFDYGSEAAVKKTLNDLKLIALQKPIVVVGRGRLTRFLIHKEHPWLSEVNSPQHFAHFSIYSS from the coding sequence GTGATCCCCTTTAATCCCCACGATCCATTTCCATTATTAGATCTTGATCAATATTCCTATCAAGAGGCCCAGGAGCATGCGGCCCTCGTAGATCACTGGTTGGGGTTTAAATTAGAAGAAGTTGAAAAAGAAATTTCCAAATCCCATGAAGGTCAACAGAACTGGAGCCACCTATCTGTTCAAGCCTTTCAAACGCCTTATGTTGAGTTAAGAAATATTCTAGAAATTCTTAAGGCCTCTTCACCAAGCCATGTCGTTGATCTGGGTTGCGCCTACGGACGGATGGCTTTTGTGATCGCTGAACACTACCCGCAATTAAATTTCACAGGTTATGAACTTGAACCCTTACGAGTTCAAGAGACGAACAGAGTCCTTCACCAGAAATACAAAGAAAGTGAAGCGCAAATCATTGCTGCCGACTTAAGCTTGCCTGATTTCACTCCCCCGGCTGCTGACGTTTATTTTATTTTCGATTACGGCAGCGAAGCCGCGGTTAAAAAGACTTTGAATGATCTTAAGCTCATTGCCTTGCAAAAACCCATCGTCGTTGTTGGCAGAGGACGTTTAACTCGTTTTCTAATCCATAAAGAACATCCATGGCTTTCTGAAGTGAATAGCCCCCAACACTTTGCGCACTTTTCTATTTATAGTTCCTAA